From Arachis stenosperma cultivar V10309 chromosome 2, arast.V10309.gnm1.PFL2, whole genome shotgun sequence, one genomic window encodes:
- the LOC130960627 gene encoding uncharacterized protein LOC130960627 produces MEEQKEMQYVCFKTLDMFYGIDVSDLLSPPTELEDQAVLTWDSLPPIPAAFKADLPAFCMQLVEFDSNFYLLGGLQNRPVAKSRFGPPSFKTFQLHLEEDNEKQKQKQLTFKELDSISKPPMCYAKMVFDYEKIKKDYYFIQFDPMMPRVSSDSFWVLPSQTRDWQPLPSPPDLGLSILDVLETNHFVYGEKIYFQTIYMTDDAFMELNSKTSSPNVGDFESVLFYSFDPYLGGGTWTIQGGADAFIESFRFTVQGRQRYHRPITLPLPVRGDYSLHLSTSDIERSDHFGEWENGYKATLHALLVNERGVRFVQPIEGCFEGIQPAFYAACPTLVYLDNNMVCAMLIGFLGEHHNRKCPLICVSIFQLSIMEDAIDMDYINSPAHKKVHNFLTVNVIRRNVYSMVDYLERPFILRDIYPFIDEIKEFLWIESKDPLSPVSKKPKLI; encoded by the exons ATGGAGGAACAGAAAGAGATGCAATACGTGTGTTTCAAGACGCTAGACATGTTTTATGGAATCGACGTCTCCGATTTGCTTTCTCCGCCCACGGAGTTGGAGGACCAGGCGGTGCTGACTTGGGATTCTCTTCCTCCGATTCCAGCTGCTTTCAAGGCTGATCTTCCGGCTTTCTGCATGCAGCTTGTGGAGTTCGACTCCAACTTCTATCTCCTCGGAGGTCTTCAAAATCGTCCTGTCGCCAAATCTCGTTTCGGTCCTCCTTCGTTCAAAACATTCCAACTTCATCTGGAAGAAGATAATGAGAAACAGAAGCAGAAGCAGTTAACGTTCAAGGAGCTGGACTCAATCTCTAAACCACCAATGTGCTACGCCAAGATGGTGTTCGACTACGAAAAAATTAAGAAGGATTATTATTTCATCCAGTTCGATCCCATGATGCCTCGAGTATCATCGGATTCCTTCTGGGTTCTGCCCTCACAAACACGTGACTGGCAACCTCTACCGTCTCCTCCTGACTTGGGCCTCAGTATTCTTGATGTACTTGAAACAAATCATTTTGTGTATggtgaaaaaatatattttcaaaccATTTATATGACAGATGATGCATTTATGGAATTAAACAGCAAAACTTCTTCACCCAATGTTGGAGACTTTGAAAGCGTGCTCTTCTATTCCTTTGATCCATACTTGGGAGGTGGGACATGGACTATACAGGGGGGAGCTGATGCATTCATAGAATCTTTCAGATTTACTGTTCAGGGCAGACAGCGCTACCACCGTCCCATTACACTGCCTCTTCCAG TCCGCGGGGATTATAGTCTTCATCTCTCTACTTCTGACATTGAAAGATCCGATCATTTTGGTGAATGGGAAAATGGGTATAAAGCAACCTTACATGCCTTGCTTGTGAACGAAAGAGGTGTTCGATTTGTTCAGCCAATCGAGGGTTGTTTTGAGGGCATCCAACCTGCATTTTATGCTGCATGTCCGACTCTCGTCTACCTTGATAACAACATGGTTTGTGCCATGTTAATTGGCTTTCTAGGGGAGCATCATAATCGTAAATGTCCATTAATTTGTGTTTCTATATTTCAGTTATCTATCATGGAGGATGCTATTGATATGGATTACATTAACAGTCCTGCTCATAAAAAGGTTCATAATTTCTTAACTGTTAATGTAATCAGGAGAAATGTCTATTCCATGGTAGATTATTTGGAAAGACCTTTTATACTGAGAGACATATACCCATTTATAGATGAAATTAAGGAATTTCTTTGGATAGAGTCAAAGGATCCTCTCTCTCCTGTGTCAAAGAAGCCAAAGCTCATCTAG